The Salarias fasciatus chromosome 11, fSalaFa1.1, whole genome shotgun sequence genomic interval GAGCGAGGGCCGCTCATCCCCTAATATAGCACAAGTTCGTCTCACACACAATCTGCATTTATGTATGAGCGAATGGTGGGAACTGTTATGTAAGACACACCGTCCCCCCAAAACACTGTTAAAAAgttcacccacacacacttttgagctgctcttcatcacctgtgttgtgttttgattgtttttccaGACCTTATTTCCTGCGTCCGCCGAGGATCTCATTTTAACTCGCAGCATTTGAGGTAAGTTTCTGCCTCGAAGGTGTGCTTCATCGTAGCTGCGAGTGTTTCTCACAGGCTGTGCTGCTGCCTCTCAGGGTTTACTGCCCCGCTGGATGCAGGAATGTAACGGGCGACGTCTGGGGGAACGCTGAATCCGGCTACAGAGACGTGAGCACGCAAAAACGGTTTTTCTCACCGTCTCAGACATTTTGTGACAGATTTGTCGCTGAAAGCTCGTCCGCCTTTCTGCTCTGCCGCAGACCTCGGTCCTGTGCAAGTCGGCGGTCCATGCTGGAGCCACGTCCGACAGTCTGGGAGGTCGCATCACTGTGAATCGGGAGAAAAGCCTGACGCTTTACGAATCCACGTTCGCGAATGGAATCCTGTCTAAAACGTGggtttttctgaaaatattggATTCGTGATCTGAAACTGAGTGATTAGAGTAACATGTGGAAATATCTGTTCTGTCCAAATTATTTCAAGGTTTCTTTCCATAAATCACAAGGACTAACTATTCAGTTGTCTTCTTTTGACAGGGGATCTTTATCAGAGAAGAAGTTGCTGTTCAGCCAAGGTATGTGCCGCATGTGGCATCTGTGCCTGCATGCAGTCAAACCTCTCAAAGGAAACATCGCATGTTGAAGCACATTCCTGAAAACACGCTGCAGAGTTTTACGTTTTAGATATTCCTTTTGTTCGGTTTGTGAATTCATGACAGAAACCCCGCAGTGCGGTTCTCGGTAAAGTTTTCTTCTGATCAGaaccttctctctgctctctgaacaGAATGTAAAAACATCCTGCCTGTGTCTGGTTTAAACGCCTCGTCTTTCTGGGATAAGAACGGTGCAGAGCACAGGATGTTCTGGTCCCCGAGAAACATGGACCGCAGCCACGAGTTCCTCCTGTGGGCAGCGGACAGCGCCGATCCCAACCCGTGGGTGGAGATGGAGCTGAGCGACAGAAGCACCATCACCGGTACAAAATCAACAAGTCTCCATTATGAGTGAAAACGCTGAACTTCACCGCAAACCGCAcctctaaaaacaaaaacttgctttctttttcctcaggaATATTGACAATGGGATCAAATGAGTACTACATAAAAACCTACGTTCTCCTTTTTagcaaagacagaaagaacTGGAAGCTTTACAGAGGCGCTCTGAGCAAAGAGAAGAAGGTGGGTGTGGCACTGCAGGCTTTCACGTTCACATATTGACATGAAGCCTCGTGTGGCCGTGGATATCGGTGGAGCGCTCGCCGTCGGTGCTCTTAGTGAGGTTACCGCCGTGTTCATGTGCTCTCAGGTGTTCGAGGCCTACACCGACGGCCACCTCAGGGTGCTCAACAGCCTGCTCCCTCCTGTGGTGGCTCGGTTTGTTCGCCTGCAGCCGCTCACCTGGCACGGCAGGGTCTCCGCCCAGCTCCGAGTTCTCGGCTGTCCTGTTGCAAAGGTCACGCCGAGGTCACGTTCATCCGGAGGTGAGCGAGAAAAATGGCAAATGCATGCCGAATGTTTGATCATCGGTCTGAATACTGCAAATGTGGTTTTTTTCCTGCTGGTCAGAGTCTCCGTCCATCAAAGTTAGCGTGGGCACATCACGCCCAGACCCATCCACGGCCTCCACAGAGGGACCGGTGTTAGTGGAAACAACACACAGTATGTGCCACCACGGTGTTTCTTATCATCAATAAACTGCATTCCTGCCTCGCACTTGTTACTCAGACGCTGACACCGTTTCAGGCTCCAGCCAGCCGGCGATGGTGGCGGTGGGCGTGGTCCTGGGCCTGATAATGTGCGGGAGCTGTTTGTTGGTTGGAATCTGGTGGAGGCGAAGGTACGGTGCAGTAATGGACATTGAACTGGAACACACAACGTTCCTGGTCGAATAAAGGATATAAACATTACATAACGCATGTAACAGAatgggaaagttttttttttttttttattcaaacttCACACTAAAGTGTCAGGTcttgtttcattcttttcaaTTTTAGCCAATAAGTTATAGATTATTAGGTTATGTTCAGACAATCCCAATAAATGATCTTAGAATGTTATAtttcaaactaatcaaatatctcttcatgtgtgtttttttcttattaaaataaaagaaatgctcaaaaatggaaaaacgattaaattgtcatttacatgtttatttttccctttatttGTCAGTGACTTATAATAATACTGAATTCTAACTTGTAGTATTTATTGATccatgctgggtttttttttttatttcaggaaaaaagaTTCACAGCTGAAGTACTCGTTGCCCACAAGTAGGTCATGTTGCTTTAGTTTTCTCCCGTGTGAATCTCAAGCCCTCAAGGAAAAACTaacacttgtgtgtttttgtctccaACAGGTTGTCAGAGTTTCAAAGTGAAAAGTCCTCCCTGCTCACAGTCGGAGCTCATCTCCTATCCCCTGGAGCGAAATGTCCATGATGCACTGCCGAACCCCCCCCTCAACGGTAAGAACGTCCGGATATTTATCTTTCAAACCCAGATCGCGGCCGTCAGCTTTTACAGCTCCCCTCAAACTCTCCGGCCCGTCACGTCTTTCCCGCTTTTGTGACTCAGTGGTCAGTTGGAGGCAAACACTCCTCTccgcagcccccccacccccccaccccccaccccggctCAGCCCATCACCCAGTCACAGTATAAACATTCCTTTCTTTGGTCCGCGGAGCCTCTCTGAAAGAGACCCTTTAATTGGAGCTGGATAAAGGACGCAGAGCCTGCACCCCCCTCCCAGCACCCCCACCGCCAGTCCCATCGCTGCCTccaacacccccaccccacccccaccccgcccccaccccgaTGAGGAGGCCCTTCACTCAGAGCTGTGCTGATAAACAGGATGGAGGGTCAATGCTGAGACAATCGAGGCCCTCACTGCAGCCCGTCTAATTAAAATAGCTCTGAGTTTGAGCTCTTGAGGAACCTCCAGGCCTCACATGACGTTTTCATTATATAATTATGACAGTCCTCACAATAAATATTTCTAAATGGATCATATCTTCCATATTTAAACCGTTGactcatttgttttatttctcaaaGTTAAAAATTAAAGGAGAGTGAAGTTGTCTGTTGAACCCTGTAAATCATTAATTGTCAGCTTTAGGTGTCATTAGATGCTCCGTGGTGGGAAATTAATGTTAAAGCCTCAACTGGCACGAGCTCCTCCAAACAAACTACCCCAAGatgtaaaactttatttaattGATGGTTACACAGCTTGAAAAGGTTATAAAAAGATTTCAAAGGGTTTCCAGCTTGGCCGTTCAGTAGTCTCCTGTGTAATTAAGAAATAGCAGCTAGAAGGAACAGTGAAAGTCAAGGAAAGATCTAGAAGATCAAGAAGAAAACTGTGGCGTGAAAACCCTCATAAGACTGCACAGGCTGCTCAACACACTCCGCAGTGgtgaggcggtgtgtgtgtgtgtgtgtgtgtgtgtcttctcagAGCCATCAGAAGAAAACTTTACtcttaaaatattaaaattcagACTTTGTGTCTGCATTCAGTCAACATTATTGAAAGACAGATTTCAAGAGTCACTTTTTTTCCTAATTATATGTATTACTGATTCTGTTTTCTGCATATTTGAATTAGATGTCAAGTAAAAGTCTTGTTCATACACCAGAACAGTTTAATCACAACATTAAACTGTGGGGGAGATTTCTTGGGTTAGATGGAGAACTTGATGCTTTTTCTCTCCAAAAATCTCAATCTGAATacaatttaaagcttttttctttgataatGTAAAGAGTAAAACTTCCATATATTTCAATTTTATTCCTCATAAACTAAATTGTTtcatccttttttcattttatttatattttaggaTATGTCATGAGTTCAGATTTCGTTAAACTGGGGTCCACATTTATCACCATGTTTTAGTTTGTTCTGAGTGTTGAAAAGACGTGTTTCAAACTGCTTTGTCCAGTTCAGGGTTCTGAGCTGATGGAACCAGCTCACCATGGGTGTAGGGAGGATACACACCGGACAGGTCACTGGTCCATGTGtgctcagggaaaacatgcaaactccactgttGTGAGCCTGACTCAATGTGGAAAAGGGGGacacaacatgaaaaaa includes:
- the LOC115396680 gene encoding discoidin, CUB and LCCL domain-containing protein 1 is translated as MRIKWENVGDAVKSLLPAVWVALSVCSAAVRGQQGNGCGHTVLGVESGTVASQNYPGTYPSNTWCTWRLRVPEGRSLLLLFGDFDVESSPGCGNGSLLITDKTGQSILGPACGKLSAAQKNITLQSNEATVTFRSGPHRSGRGFLLSYATEQYPDLISCVRRGSHFNSQHLRVYCPAGCRNVTGDVWGNAESGYRDTSVLCKSAVHAGATSDSLGGRITVNREKSLTLYESTFANGILSKTGSLSEKKLLFSQECKNILPVSGLNASSFWDKNGAEHRMFWSPRNMDRSHEFLLWAADSADPNPWVEMELSDRSTITGILTMGSNEYYIKTYVLLFSKDRKNWKLYRGALSKEKKVFEAYTDGHLRVLNSLLPPVVARFVRLQPLTWHGRVSAQLRVLGCPVAKVTPRSRSSGESPSIKVSVGTSRPDPSTASTEGPVLVETTHSSSQPAMVAVGVVLGLIMCGSCLLVGIWWRRRKKDSQLKYSLPTSCQSFKVKSPPCSQSELISYPLERNVHDALPNPPLNDYAEPALTALGQKVGSTFRPSSSEGYTTPFTCSHYDTPGSVPEYAEPLPPEPEYATPFSEQPPEPKPPALMGTGHGCRAPAAPAPGHGQYDCPSHRMLFNGYCTPVLHASGPRPVSAVYAEPTSRDCLLQKHTYEEPL